One region of Armigeres subalbatus isolate Guangzhou_Male chromosome 3, GZ_Asu_2, whole genome shotgun sequence genomic DNA includes:
- the LOC134227534 gene encoding heat shock factor protein isoform X2, giving the protein MHTFAETGAGVPAFLAKLWRLVEDPETNDLISWSTDGRSFIIQNQAQFAKELLPLNYKHNNMASFIRQLNMYGFHKITSIDNGGLRFDKDEMEFTHPCFQKDHPYLLEHIKRKIATSKQQQQQQQQQDERSGLKVEAMNRVLTEMKQMRGRQESLDTRFSSMKQENEALWREIAILRQKHLKQQQIVNKLIQFLVTIVQPSRSGLGSMGSGNNKRRFQLMINDAPPCKLKKSEGSEGASIQELGEALEAYENEQELLSSEIPEVTSPISLRQQSPYRPESVNEIVDDSQYSPQFGTGNIKQEAFDLTSGMADMSEQIVSDVVEDGQVVGEYDDEGYLVDHVDEINPNTVQLLDDTEMLNTPMVIKEMQKQEQLKQQRPIQQKGTSKGESLLKSKNNMVAYKDQKSLLNNNKATYSVAPSSNTAVKSGKQIISPGKQVPMKSAINMNAGPSGANNFGSNSKASSMVYGVEDFNVNEVPTDIFDDDSNVQRESPMLGGFNFESGFYNPDVNINEIKGKQLSQPSQSQDVQSNVSNQITGLDEHDESSNPGAMAKFSSNNADLNRLNSLTDYGQHIDTVQTDLESLKDLLKGDNYQFDANTLLGAAGGSGSHYGRLYFSPASFDTDALNKLFNTNDDVMGMDFPMNLPDMTESLRKAAADGTNTTQVSNDNTTNDVAGHASPQPTAGSSNQLMTYKTSSGINNACDYIDLNELLNLENSNEGESTLN; this is encoded by the exons ATGCATACATTTGCCGAAACAGGGGCCGGCGTTCCAGCGTTCCTGGCGAAGCTTTGGAGACTGGTGGAGGATCCTGAAACGAACGATTTGATTTCCTGGAGCACG gATGGAAGAAGTTTTATCATACAGAACCAGGCACAGTTTGCGAAGGAGTTACTACCACTTAATTATAAACATAACAATATGGCCAGCTTCATACGCCAGTTGAATATGT ATGGATTCCACAAAATAACATCTATAGACAATGGCGGCTTAAGATTTGACAAGGATGAAATGGAATTTACTCATCCTTGTTTCCAGAAGGATCATCCCTATCTGTTGGAGCACATCAAACGTAAAATAGCAACTTcaaaacaacagcagcagcaacaacagcaacaggACGAGAGAAGTGGTCTTAAGGTTGAGGCCATGAACCGAGTTTTGACAGAGATGAAACAAATGCGAGGTCGACAAGAGTCTTTGGATACACGCTTTTCTTCAATGAAACAGGAAAATGAAGCGTTGTGGAGAGAAATTGCAATTCTTAGGCAAAAACACTTGAAGCAGCAACAAATCGTCAATAAG ttGATTCAATTCTTAGTCACAATTGTCCAACCTTCGCGTAGTGGCCTTGGCTCGATGGGAAGTGGAAATAACAAACGCCGATTCCAACTCATGATCAACGACGCACCACCCTGTAAA CTCAAGAAAAGTGAAGGAAGTGAAGGTGCTTCTATTCAAGAGCTTGGTGAAGCACTCGAGGCGTATGAAAATGAACAGGAGTTACT ATCATCCGAGATACCGGAAGTAACATCTCCAATATCTCTGAGGCAACAATCGCCGTACCGACCTGAAAGCGTCAACGAAATTGTTGACGACTCGCAATATAGCCCACAATTCGGAACTGGGAATATCAAGCAGGAAGCATTTGATCTCACCTCTGGAATGGCAGATATGTCTGAGCAGATAGTTAGTGATGTTGTTGAAGATGGACAGGTCGTGGGAGAATATGACGATGAAGGTTACCTGGTCGATCATGTTGACGAGATCAACCCAAATACTGTGCAACTACTGGACGACACAGAAATGCTGAACACTCCAATGGTTATTAAAGAAATGCAAAAACAAGAACAACTGAAACAGCAGCGACCTATTCAACAAAAAGGAACCAGTAAAGGAGAAAGCTTGCTCAAGAGCAAAAACAACATGGTTGCTTACAAAGACCAAAAGAGCCTTCTGAACAATAATAAAGCTACGTATTCAGTAGCACCAAGCAGTAACACTGCTGTTAAGTCTGGCAAGCAAATTATCTCTCCTGGAAAACAAGTTCCTATGAAAAGTGCTATTAACATGAATGCTGGTCCGTCTGGGGCAAATAATTTCGGTTCCAATTCAAAAGCCTCGTCTATGGTTTATGGGGTAGAAGATTTCAACGTAAATGAAGTTCCAACGGATATTTTTGATGATGATAGCAACGTGCAAAGAGAGTCTCCTATGCTTGGAGGTTTCAACTTCGAAAGTGGATTTTATAACCCAGATGTTAATATTAATGAAATTAAGGGGAAACAATTGTCGCAGCCATCGCAATCCCAAGACGTTCAATCTAATGTCTCGAATCAGATAACTGGTTTGGACGAGCACGATGAATCATCAAATCCTGGAGCGATGGCCAAATTCAGCAGCAACAATGCTGATCTGAACAGGCTTAACTCATT GACTGATTATGGTCAACATATCGATACCGTGCAAACAGATTTAGAATCTTTGAAAGATTTACTAAAAGGAGATAACTATCAATTTGATGCAAACACCTTGCTTGGG GCGGCTGGTGGAAGCGGATCACATTATGGAAGACTATATTTTTCACCAGCTTCGTTCGACACTGATGCCTTGAATAAG CTATTTAACACAAATGACGATGTTATGGGAATGGATTTTCCCATGAACTTACCTGATATGACAGAGTCGTTGCGCAAGGCTGCCGCTGATGGTACGAATACAACCCAAGTTTCAAACGATAATACGACCAACGATGTAGCTG
- the LOC134227534 gene encoding heat shock factor protein isoform X4, with amino-acid sequence MHTFAETGAGVPAFLAKLWRLVEDPETNDLISWSTDGRSFIIQNQAQFAKELLPLNYKHNNMASFIRQLNMYGFHKITSIDNGGLRFDKDEMEFTHPCFQKDHPYLLEHIKRKIATSKQQQQQQQQQDERSGLKVEAMNRVLTEMKQMRGRQESLDTRFSSMKQENEALWREIAILRQKHLKQQQIVNKLIQFLVTIVQPSRSGLGSMGSGNNKRRFQLMINDAPPCKLKKSEGSEGASIQELGEALEAYENEQELLSSEIPEVTSPISLRQQSPYRPESVNEIVDDSQYSPQFGTGNIKQEAFDLTSGMADMSEQIVSDVVEDGQVVGEYDDEGYLVDHVDEINPNTVQLLDDTEMLNTPMVIKEMQKQEQLKQQRPIQQKGTSKGESLLKSKNNMVAYKDQKSLLNNNKATYSVAPSSNTAVKSGKQIISPGKQVPMKSAINMNAGPSGANNFGSNSKASSMVYGVEDFNVNEVPTDIFDDDSNVQRESPMLGGFNFESGFYNPDVNINEIKGKQLSQPSQSQDVQSNVSNQITGLDEHDESSNPGAMAKFSSNNADLNRLNSLTDYGQHIDTVQTDLESLKDLLKGDNYQFDANTLLGAAGGSGSHYGRLYFSPASFDTDALNKLFNTNDDVMGMDFPMNLPDMTESLRKAAADGTNTTQVSNDNTTNDVAGHCLPRNNGK; translated from the exons ATGCATACATTTGCCGAAACAGGGGCCGGCGTTCCAGCGTTCCTGGCGAAGCTTTGGAGACTGGTGGAGGATCCTGAAACGAACGATTTGATTTCCTGGAGCACG gATGGAAGAAGTTTTATCATACAGAACCAGGCACAGTTTGCGAAGGAGTTACTACCACTTAATTATAAACATAACAATATGGCCAGCTTCATACGCCAGTTGAATATGT ATGGATTCCACAAAATAACATCTATAGACAATGGCGGCTTAAGATTTGACAAGGATGAAATGGAATTTACTCATCCTTGTTTCCAGAAGGATCATCCCTATCTGTTGGAGCACATCAAACGTAAAATAGCAACTTcaaaacaacagcagcagcaacaacagcaacaggACGAGAGAAGTGGTCTTAAGGTTGAGGCCATGAACCGAGTTTTGACAGAGATGAAACAAATGCGAGGTCGACAAGAGTCTTTGGATACACGCTTTTCTTCAATGAAACAGGAAAATGAAGCGTTGTGGAGAGAAATTGCAATTCTTAGGCAAAAACACTTGAAGCAGCAACAAATCGTCAATAAG ttGATTCAATTCTTAGTCACAATTGTCCAACCTTCGCGTAGTGGCCTTGGCTCGATGGGAAGTGGAAATAACAAACGCCGATTCCAACTCATGATCAACGACGCACCACCCTGTAAA CTCAAGAAAAGTGAAGGAAGTGAAGGTGCTTCTATTCAAGAGCTTGGTGAAGCACTCGAGGCGTATGAAAATGAACAGGAGTTACT ATCATCCGAGATACCGGAAGTAACATCTCCAATATCTCTGAGGCAACAATCGCCGTACCGACCTGAAAGCGTCAACGAAATTGTTGACGACTCGCAATATAGCCCACAATTCGGAACTGGGAATATCAAGCAGGAAGCATTTGATCTCACCTCTGGAATGGCAGATATGTCTGAGCAGATAGTTAGTGATGTTGTTGAAGATGGACAGGTCGTGGGAGAATATGACGATGAAGGTTACCTGGTCGATCATGTTGACGAGATCAACCCAAATACTGTGCAACTACTGGACGACACAGAAATGCTGAACACTCCAATGGTTATTAAAGAAATGCAAAAACAAGAACAACTGAAACAGCAGCGACCTATTCAACAAAAAGGAACCAGTAAAGGAGAAAGCTTGCTCAAGAGCAAAAACAACATGGTTGCTTACAAAGACCAAAAGAGCCTTCTGAACAATAATAAAGCTACGTATTCAGTAGCACCAAGCAGTAACACTGCTGTTAAGTCTGGCAAGCAAATTATCTCTCCTGGAAAACAAGTTCCTATGAAAAGTGCTATTAACATGAATGCTGGTCCGTCTGGGGCAAATAATTTCGGTTCCAATTCAAAAGCCTCGTCTATGGTTTATGGGGTAGAAGATTTCAACGTAAATGAAGTTCCAACGGATATTTTTGATGATGATAGCAACGTGCAAAGAGAGTCTCCTATGCTTGGAGGTTTCAACTTCGAAAGTGGATTTTATAACCCAGATGTTAATATTAATGAAATTAAGGGGAAACAATTGTCGCAGCCATCGCAATCCCAAGACGTTCAATCTAATGTCTCGAATCAGATAACTGGTTTGGACGAGCACGATGAATCATCAAATCCTGGAGCGATGGCCAAATTCAGCAGCAACAATGCTGATCTGAACAGGCTTAACTCATT GACTGATTATGGTCAACATATCGATACCGTGCAAACAGATTTAGAATCTTTGAAAGATTTACTAAAAGGAGATAACTATCAATTTGATGCAAACACCTTGCTTGGG GCGGCTGGTGGAAGCGGATCACATTATGGAAGACTATATTTTTCACCAGCTTCGTTCGACACTGATGCCTTGAATAAG CTATTTAACACAAATGACGATGTTATGGGAATGGATTTTCCCATGAACTTACCTGATATGACAGAGTCGTTGCGCAAGGCTGCCGCTGATGGTACGAATACAACCCAAGTTTCAAACGATAATACGACCAACGATGTAGCTG
- the LOC134227534 gene encoding heat shock factor protein isoform X3: protein MHTFAETGAGVPAFLAKLWRLVEDPETNDLISWSTDGRSFIIQNQAQFAKELLPLNYKHNNMASFIRQLNMYGFHKITSIDNGGLRFDKDEMEFTHPCFQKDHPYLLEHIKRKIATSKQQQQQQQQQDERSGLKVEAMNRVLTEMKQMRGRQESLDTRFSSMKQENEALWREIAILRQKHLKQQQIVNKLIQFLVTIVQPSRSGLGSMGSGNNKRRFQLMINDAPPCKLKKSEGSEGASIQELGEALEAYENEQELLSSEIPEVTSPISLRQQSPYRPESVNEIVDDSQYSPQFGTGNIKQEAFDLTSGMADMSEQIVSDVVEDGQVVGEYDDEGYLVDHVDEINPNTVQLLDDTEMLNTPMVIKEMQKQEQLKQQRPIQQKGTSKGESLLKSKNNMVAYKDQKSLLNNNKATYSVAPSSNTAVKSGKQIISPGKQVPMKSAINMNAGPSGANNFGSNSKASSMVYGVEDFNVNEVPTDIFDDDSNVQRESPMLGGFNFESGFYNPDVNINEIKGKQLSQPSQSQDVQSNVSNQITGLDEHDESSNPGAMAKFSSNNADLNRLNSLTDYGQHIDTVQTDLESLKDLLKGDNYQFDANTLLGLFNTNDDVMGMDFPMNLPDMTESLRKAAADGTNTTQVSNDNTTNDVAGHASPQPTAGSSNQLMTYKTSSGINNACDYIDLNELLNLENSNEGESTLN from the exons ATGCATACATTTGCCGAAACAGGGGCCGGCGTTCCAGCGTTCCTGGCGAAGCTTTGGAGACTGGTGGAGGATCCTGAAACGAACGATTTGATTTCCTGGAGCACG gATGGAAGAAGTTTTATCATACAGAACCAGGCACAGTTTGCGAAGGAGTTACTACCACTTAATTATAAACATAACAATATGGCCAGCTTCATACGCCAGTTGAATATGT ATGGATTCCACAAAATAACATCTATAGACAATGGCGGCTTAAGATTTGACAAGGATGAAATGGAATTTACTCATCCTTGTTTCCAGAAGGATCATCCCTATCTGTTGGAGCACATCAAACGTAAAATAGCAACTTcaaaacaacagcagcagcaacaacagcaacaggACGAGAGAAGTGGTCTTAAGGTTGAGGCCATGAACCGAGTTTTGACAGAGATGAAACAAATGCGAGGTCGACAAGAGTCTTTGGATACACGCTTTTCTTCAATGAAACAGGAAAATGAAGCGTTGTGGAGAGAAATTGCAATTCTTAGGCAAAAACACTTGAAGCAGCAACAAATCGTCAATAAG ttGATTCAATTCTTAGTCACAATTGTCCAACCTTCGCGTAGTGGCCTTGGCTCGATGGGAAGTGGAAATAACAAACGCCGATTCCAACTCATGATCAACGACGCACCACCCTGTAAA CTCAAGAAAAGTGAAGGAAGTGAAGGTGCTTCTATTCAAGAGCTTGGTGAAGCACTCGAGGCGTATGAAAATGAACAGGAGTTACT ATCATCCGAGATACCGGAAGTAACATCTCCAATATCTCTGAGGCAACAATCGCCGTACCGACCTGAAAGCGTCAACGAAATTGTTGACGACTCGCAATATAGCCCACAATTCGGAACTGGGAATATCAAGCAGGAAGCATTTGATCTCACCTCTGGAATGGCAGATATGTCTGAGCAGATAGTTAGTGATGTTGTTGAAGATGGACAGGTCGTGGGAGAATATGACGATGAAGGTTACCTGGTCGATCATGTTGACGAGATCAACCCAAATACTGTGCAACTACTGGACGACACAGAAATGCTGAACACTCCAATGGTTATTAAAGAAATGCAAAAACAAGAACAACTGAAACAGCAGCGACCTATTCAACAAAAAGGAACCAGTAAAGGAGAAAGCTTGCTCAAGAGCAAAAACAACATGGTTGCTTACAAAGACCAAAAGAGCCTTCTGAACAATAATAAAGCTACGTATTCAGTAGCACCAAGCAGTAACACTGCTGTTAAGTCTGGCAAGCAAATTATCTCTCCTGGAAAACAAGTTCCTATGAAAAGTGCTATTAACATGAATGCTGGTCCGTCTGGGGCAAATAATTTCGGTTCCAATTCAAAAGCCTCGTCTATGGTTTATGGGGTAGAAGATTTCAACGTAAATGAAGTTCCAACGGATATTTTTGATGATGATAGCAACGTGCAAAGAGAGTCTCCTATGCTTGGAGGTTTCAACTTCGAAAGTGGATTTTATAACCCAGATGTTAATATTAATGAAATTAAGGGGAAACAATTGTCGCAGCCATCGCAATCCCAAGACGTTCAATCTAATGTCTCGAATCAGATAACTGGTTTGGACGAGCACGATGAATCATCAAATCCTGGAGCGATGGCCAAATTCAGCAGCAACAATGCTGATCTGAACAGGCTTAACTCATT GACTGATTATGGTCAACATATCGATACCGTGCAAACAGATTTAGAATCTTTGAAAGATTTACTAAAAGGAGATAACTATCAATTTGATGCAAACACCTTGCTTGGG CTATTTAACACAAATGACGATGTTATGGGAATGGATTTTCCCATGAACTTACCTGATATGACAGAGTCGTTGCGCAAGGCTGCCGCTGATGGTACGAATACAACCCAAGTTTCAAACGATAATACGACCAACGATGTAGCTG